In Colletotrichum lupini chromosome 6, complete sequence, a single window of DNA contains:
- a CDS encoding major facilitator superfamily transporter, giving the protein MDSTQNDKITQGADFKGADVDNVENNYTDPNAPRAMSPERRAAVEKSMKRKLDMRCSLFVLIYIMNYLDRNNIAAARLRGLQDDLQLDNNEYATCLSILYVGYILMQIPSNMVINKISRPSWYIAAAMLIWGMISTLSGVTTNFGGMVATRFCLGFIEAAFLPGALMILSKWYTRRELTTRNAILFCGNLISNAFSALIGAGVLSNMQGVLGHAAWRWLFWIEGAVTMGVAISAAFILPDLPTNSRGFTEEELYVAQLRMTEDVGEADADSDDMGPLDGLIMAVKDVKIYIMMLTFTAYVVGLSFNAFFPTLTQTLGFGYVPTLLMSSPPWAFSCLISLINAWHADRTQERFWHIVGPICVGLIGFVISMSTLNVAARYVALFLQASSYAGFIVFYSWISSSFPRPPAKRAVAIAMINAFSQLGNVAGSYVWNLKENGFRKSYGIVTAMFGVTIVGCYIFKVILDKLNKELEQSEAADTANNTSAEEAEASHRLGKGFRYLV; this is encoded by the exons ATGGACTCGACTCAGAACGACAAGATCACCCAAGGCGCCGACTTCAAGGGCGCCGATGTCGATAATGTAGAGAACAACTACACCGACCCCAACGCGCCCCGGGCTATGAGCCCTGAGCGTCGCGCGGCAGTCGAGAAGAGCATGAAGCGCAAGCTTGACATGCGATGCTCTCTGTTTGTGCTCATCTACATCATGA ACTACCTCGACAGAAACAACATCGCCGCTGCCCGTCTCCGCGGTCTGCAAGATGACCTGCAGCTGGACAACAACGAATACGCCACCTGCCTCAGTATTCTGTACGTCGGCTACATTCTCATGCAGATCCCCTCCAACATGGTCATCAACAAGATCTCCCGCCCGTCCTGGTACATCGCCGCCGCCATGTTGATTTGGGGCATGATCTCAACCCTCTCCGGCGTCACCACAAACTTTGGAGGCATGGTCGCCACCCGTTTCTGCCTGGGCTTCATCGAGGCCGCCTTCCTGCCCGGTGCCCTCATGATCCTGTCAAAGTGGTACACCCGCCGCGAGCTCACCACCCGCAACGCCATCCTTTTCTGCGGTAACCTCATCTCCAACGCCTTCTCCGCCCTCATCGGCGCCGGTGTCCTTTCCAACATGCAGGGCGTCCTCGGCCACGCTGCCTGGCGCTGGCTCTTCTGGATCGAGGGTGCCGTCACCATGGGTGTCGCCATCTCCGCCGCCTTTATCCTTCCCGACTTGCCCACCAACTCCCGCGGCTTCACCGAGGAGGAGCTCTATGTCGCCCAGCTGCGTATGACTGAGGATGTCGGTGAGGCTGACGCCGACTCGGATGACATGGGCCCTCTTGACGGTCTCATCATGGCCGTCAAGGACGTCAAGATTTACATTATGATGCTGACCTTCACCGCCTACGTCGTCGGTCTCTCCTTCAACGCCTTCTTCCCTACCCTTACCCAGACCTTGGGCTTCGGCTACGTTCCCACCCTGCTTATGAGCTCCCCTCCCTGGGCCTTCTCCTGCCTTATCTCCCTCATCAACGCCTGGCACGCCGATCGCACTCAGGAGCGCTTCTGGCACATTGTCGGCCCTATCTGCGTCGGTCTCATCGGTTTCGTCATCTCCATGTCGACCCTCAACGTCGCCGCACGCTACGTCGCTCTCTTCCTTCAGGCCAGCTCGTACGCCGGCTTCATCGTCTTCTACTCCTGGATCTCATCCTCATTCCCGCGTCCCCCTGCCAAGCGTGCCGTTGCCATCGCCATGATCAATGCCTTCTCCCAGCTTGGTAACGTCGCCGGATCGTACGTCTGGAACCTCAAGGAGAATGGCTTCCGTAAGAGCTACGGTATCGTTACGGCCATGTTCGGTGTCACCATTGTTGGTTGCTACATCTTCAAGGTCATTCTTGACAAGCTGAACAAGGAGCTTGAGCAGAGCGAGGCGGCTGATACCGCCAACAACACCAGCGCGGAGGAGGCTGAGGCTTCGCACAGGCTGGGCAAGGGTTTCAGATACCTTGTCTAA
- a CDS encoding FAD binding domain-containing protein, producing MLEIAQLSRPEGAYKVDFSSCNLKPDNVQVGDVSVEVPVLIAGGGPTGLFTAYMLSKHGVKSLLIEKYPERLAAPKAHALSPRTLEICRQYGLDTRAIRQLGSPRDDAYWVNFLPNLTGEKIGVLPYERMDAGVLESTPEMIHNIPQPDFEKFVAKHLENDPNVEIRKGVGFISCEQRGDKVTTVVEERSTKRRWTVTSRHVVGCDGAKSQNGVGMLHWIADPACSGFIIAYDIDGNQVLISNFDSKRHPVETWTEELAHATVSAAIGQKIPIQIKSFRPWVLSRKVAKEYRRGNVFLVGDAAHSFPPTGGLGLNSGLADAHNLAYKVAAVHQGWANPRILDTYETDRRPIAVIAAAQSVKNGKSIFSFLKAIGTADVEDLDEARKRMYEAIHDPAKQNLIAEKVEGQREHFDNLEIHIGYVYGDTKAPANASDFTPKFQVGARLPHAWIKFTEPNDESEISHQPIDTSYVKELSNEQIEAQRYSTLDLASVGTFSLIVPCRGAWKQRFEDCEEALGNKMSSRLTLWGADVDFQFTSDSHQKLYDTKGGFSVGGAILVRPDQHILGCISPDASATDIVALIADHVDIQH from the exons ATGCTTGAAATCGCCCAGCTATCACGCCCAGAGGGCGCTTACAAGGTTGACTTCTCATCTTGTAATTTGAAACCAGACAATGTTCAAGTGGGAGATGTTTCAGTGGAGGTACCTGTTCTCATCGCAGGCGGTGGTCCGACTGGTCTGTTCACAGCATACATGTTGTCTAAACATGGTG TGAAATCGCTTCTCATTGAGAAGTATCCTGAACGGCTGGCTGCACCCAAAGCGCATGCATTGAGCCCGAGAACCCTTGAAATATGTAGACAATATGGACTTGACACAAGAGCGATACGTCAATTAGGGTCACCTCGTGATGATGCCTACTGGGTCAATTTCTTGCCGAACCTCACGGGCGAGAAGATTGGTGTCCTTCCGTATGAGCGGATGGACGCTGGTGTCCTAGAGAGTACACCTGAG ATGATCCACAATATCCCGCAACCCGATTTTGAGAAATTTGTTGCAAAACATCTAGAAAACGACCCAAATGTTGAGATTCGAAAAGGGGTTGGTTTCATTTCGTGTGAGCAG CGAGGCGATAAAGTGACGACCGTCGTTGAAGAGCGCTCCACGAAGCGTCGTTGGACAGTTACCTCCAGGCACGTTGTTGGCTGCGATGGAGCAAAAAGCCAA AATGGTGTTGGCATGCTGCATTGGATCGCCGACCCTGCTTGCTCCGGTTTTATCATTGCATATGATATAGATGGAAACCAGGTTTTGATCAGCAATTTTGAT TCAAAAAGACATCCGGTGGAAACATGGACAGAAGAACTCGCGCATGCCACCGTGTCTGCTGCGATAGGACAAAAGATACCGATCCAGATCAAGAGTTTTAGACCATGGGTATTAAGCCGCAAGGTGGCAAAGGAATACCGTCGTGGAAACGTGTTCTT GGTTGGCGATGCCGCACATTCATTCCCTCCTACTGGTGGCCTGGGACTCAACTCTGGCCTGGCGGACGCGCACAACCTTGCCTACAAGGTCGCCGCCGTACACCAGGGTTGGGCGAATCCACGGATTCTCGACACTTATGAGACTGATAGACGACCAATTGCCGTCATCGCGGCAGCTCAGAGTGTCAAAAATGGGAAGTCTATCTTTTCTTTCCTCAAGGCCATCGGGACGGCAGATGTTGAAGACCTCGACGAGGCCCGGAAACGGATGTATGAAGCCATCCACGACCCGGCCAAGCAAAACTTGATCGCCGAGAAAGTCGAGGGACAACGTGAACATTTTGACAAC CTTGAAATTCACATTGGGTACGTGTACGGTGACACGAAGGCACCTGCGAATGCGTCGGACTTTACGCCAAAGTTCCAGGTTGGCGCCAGGTTGCCACATGCTTGGATCAAATTCACCGAGCCGAATGATGAAAGTGAAATTTCGCATCAGCCCATCGACACGTCGTATGTGAAAGAGCTATCGAATGAGCAAATCGAAGCTCAACGCTATTCTACACTTGACCTGGCGAGTGTAGGTACATTCTCTCTCATTGTACCATGTCGAGGAGCTTGGAAACAACGGTTTGAAGACTGCGAAGAGGCCCTTGGGAACAAAATGAGTTCTCGCCTTACCCTTTGGGGTGCGGACGTCGATTTCCAGTTTACTTCTGACAGTCACCAAAAACTGTACGATACGAAAGGTGGGTTTTCTGTGGGAGGTGCAATTCTGGTCAGACCAGATCAGCATATTCTAGGTTGCATCAGCCCAGATGCTTCCGCAACCGACATCGTCGCCCTCATTGCTGATCATGTCGATATACAGCATTAG